From Arachis stenosperma cultivar V10309 chromosome 2, arast.V10309.gnm1.PFL2, whole genome shotgun sequence, one genomic window encodes:
- the LOC130962771 gene encoding uncharacterized protein LOC130962771 has product MAALADVPWSNDDVRPPSPDADDREITIPWGGWVHERPPARRRSRARAVVGTAGQSDPTSAPSSSTTAAPSSSTAPPLVPPVAPEPTYILVQRLFRFLECERCHVRRRLDRMDQDHQEEDAEAPVQQDAPATTEPPQTHEEPVPQPQPEPEPIVL; this is encoded by the exons atggcggccCTAGCTGATGTCCCGTGGTCAAATGATGATGTGCGACCACCATCACCTGATGCAGATGACCGGGAGATTACTATTccctggggtggttgggtgcacgagaggCCCCCTGCTAGACGCCGTTCTAGGGCCAGAGCAGTAGTGGGGACCGCCGGACAGTCAGACCCTACATCAGCACCATCTTCCTCTACTACAGCAGCTCCCTCATCATCGACAGCTCCACCTTTAGTTCCTCCTGTGGCACCTGAGCCTACTTACATACTGGTCCAGCGTCTATTCCGATTCCTAGAGTGCGAGAGATGCCATGTCAGACGCCGATTagatcggatggaccag gatcatcaggaggaggatgcggagGCACCAGTTCAGCAGGATGCCCCTGCCACTACAGAGCCACCACAGACTCATGAGGAGCCGGTCCCACAACCACAGCCAGAGCCAGAgcctatcgtt ttgtga